In the genome of Candidatus Polarisedimenticolaceae bacterium, one region contains:
- a CDS encoding GTP-binding protein, whose amino-acid sequence MAKEKFDRSKPHVNVGTIGHVDHGKTSLTAAITMTLAKRSNGKVAV is encoded by the coding sequence ATGGCCAAGGAGAAATTCGATCGTTCGAAGCCGCACGTGAACGTGGGGACGATTGGTCACGTGGACCATGGGAAGACGTCCTTGACTGCGGCGATCACGATGACGCTCGCGAAGCGGAGCAATGGGAAGGTAGCGGT
- the rlmB gene encoding 23S rRNA (guanosine(2251)-2'-O)-methyltransferase RlmB: MKRREEEAEMLYGLHPVLDAVEGGRRTIDRILVAREHGGRNLGRLLRAARGAGIPVTYLPKPVLAQKAGREASHQGVAAFVAPVAYAAPGDLVAAAVKGRRLLVALDGIEDPRNLGAIVRTAAAAGADGILLGVDATVGLTATVAKAAAGALDRLPVAREPKMGTRLVELKARGFRVAALDPRGTTAWTAAAFRGPLVIVAGGEGKGLRRGLLDAADERVALPLSAGVESLNVSVAVGVVLYEVLRQRANPEKSENAPPRLERP, translated from the coding sequence GTGAAGCGAAGGGAGGAGGAGGCCGAGATGCTCTACGGCCTCCATCCGGTTCTCGACGCGGTCGAAGGTGGGCGCCGGACGATCGACCGCATCCTCGTCGCGCGCGAGCACGGAGGGCGCAACCTCGGGCGTCTCCTTCGCGCGGCCCGAGGCGCCGGGATTCCCGTGACCTATCTGCCGAAGCCGGTCTTGGCGCAGAAGGCGGGCCGCGAGGCGAGCCATCAGGGGGTGGCGGCGTTCGTCGCGCCGGTGGCCTACGCCGCTCCCGGCGATCTCGTGGCCGCCGCCGTGAAGGGGCGGCGCCTGCTCGTCGCTCTCGACGGCATCGAGGATCCGCGGAATCTGGGGGCGATCGTGAGGACCGCGGCCGCCGCCGGGGCGGATGGGATCCTCCTCGGGGTCGATGCGACCGTCGGCCTCACCGCGACAGTCGCGAAAGCGGCCGCTGGGGCGCTCGACCGGCTTCCGGTCGCACGCGAACCGAAGATGGGTACCCGCCTTGTGGAATTGAAGGCTCGGGGGTTCCGGGTCGCGGCCCTCGATCCCAGGGGAACGACGGCGTGGACCGCCGCGGCGTTCCGGGGTCCGCTCGTGATCGTCGCGGGCGGCGAGGGTAAGGGGCTGAGGCGGGGACTCCTCGACGCCGCCGACGAGCGGGTCGCCCTTCCGCTCTCTGCCGGGGTCGAGTCGCTCAACGTATCGGTCGCCGTCGGAGTCGTCCTCTATGAGGTCCTGAGGCAACGCGCGAACCCGGAAAAGTCGGAAAACGCGCCACCGCGTCTTGAAAGGCCTTGA
- the gltX gene encoding glutamate--tRNA ligase: MSGSRVRFAPSPTGSLHLGNARTALFNWVVARASGGAFVLRIEDTDTEREQEGSEEGILRDLSWLGLAWDEGPGAGGSDGPYRQSERLDGYAAAAGRLLESKAAFRCFCAGEAGESGRAAGHRDPCRALTEAESASRAAAGQPSAVRFRVPARAPGGGAVVRFADRIHGEVAVPLAQIPDAVLVRRDLRPTYNFAVVVDDVAMRIDLVLRGDDHLSNTPLQVLLYAALGERPPEFGHLPMVLGPDGERLSKRHGATSVSAWRERGVPGEALVNALALIGWAPAHDRTIVSLDDVVHEFDLSRVSRSAGIFDPVKLEWISAQHIHAMPLPRIAREVGEALVRSGRLEPAALGTAAAWVASVAEFLRPALSHFDQVPALVEPVFHPGGALGDDERKILADPPARTVVEALAAAVANGVADWPAIKAGVQGATGAKGKALFQPIRIAITGRAHGRELDGIVPLVALGHGRLPGAVPSLPERVARTLAEIE, encoded by the coding sequence ATGAGCGGGTCTCGCGTCCGGTTCGCTCCGTCGCCGACCGGCTCGCTCCATCTCGGGAACGCGCGCACCGCGCTCTTCAACTGGGTCGTCGCGCGCGCCAGCGGCGGGGCGTTCGTCCTGCGCATCGAGGACACCGACACCGAGCGCGAGCAGGAGGGATCCGAGGAGGGAATCCTGCGCGACCTCTCCTGGCTCGGCCTCGCCTGGGACGAGGGGCCCGGGGCGGGCGGATCGGACGGTCCCTACCGGCAGTCGGAGCGGCTCGACGGCTACGCCGCCGCCGCGGGGCGGCTCCTCGAGAGCAAGGCCGCGTTTCGCTGCTTCTGCGCGGGTGAAGCCGGCGAGTCGGGGCGCGCCGCGGGCCATCGCGATCCCTGCCGCGCGCTGACGGAGGCCGAGTCCGCGTCGCGAGCGGCCGCGGGGCAGCCGTCCGCGGTGCGCTTCCGCGTGCCCGCACGCGCTCCGGGCGGCGGTGCCGTCGTGCGCTTCGCCGATCGCATCCACGGGGAGGTCGCCGTCCCACTCGCGCAGATTCCCGACGCCGTGCTCGTGCGCCGCGACCTCCGGCCGACGTACAACTTCGCCGTCGTCGTCGACGACGTCGCGATGCGGATCGACCTCGTCCTGCGGGGCGACGACCACCTCTCGAACACGCCGCTCCAGGTCCTCCTCTACGCCGCGCTCGGCGAGCGGCCGCCGGAGTTCGGCCACTTGCCGATGGTTCTCGGCCCCGACGGCGAGCGCCTCTCCAAGCGGCACGGCGCGACGTCGGTCTCCGCGTGGCGCGAGCGCGGCGTCCCCGGCGAGGCGCTCGTCAACGCGCTCGCCCTCATCGGCTGGGCGCCGGCGCACGATAGAACGATCGTGAGCCTGGACGACGTCGTGCACGAGTTCGACCTCTCGAGGGTCTCGCGATCCGCGGGGATCTTCGATCCGGTCAAGCTCGAGTGGATCTCGGCGCAGCACATTCACGCCATGCCGCTCCCGCGGATCGCGCGCGAGGTCGGGGAGGCGCTGGTCCGGTCGGGCCGGCTCGAGCCGGCCGCGCTCGGGACGGCGGCCGCGTGGGTCGCATCGGTCGCGGAGTTCCTCCGTCCGGCGCTGTCGCATTTCGACCAGGTGCCGGCACTCGTCGAGCCGGTCTTCCATCCGGGCGGCGCTCTCGGTGACGACGAGCGGAAGATCCTCGCGGACCCGCCTGCGCGAACGGTCGTCGAGGCGCTCGCCGCCGCGGTCGCGAACGGTGTCGCCGATTGGCCGGCGATCAAGGCAGGAGTCCAGGGCGCCACCGGGGCGAAGGGGAAGGCGCTCTTCCAGCCGATCCGGATCGCGATCACCGGCCGCGCCCACGGACGCGAACTCGACGGTATCGTCCCCCTCGTCGCCCTAGGGCACGGCCGCCTCCCCGGCGCGGTACCGTCGCTTCCCGAACGCGTCGCCAGGACGCTCGCGGAGATCGAGTGA
- the ispD gene encoding 2-C-methyl-D-erythritol 4-phosphate cytidylyltransferase, which translates to MSRAFGIVVAAGASTRFGGRVPKQFLPLDGETVVARSVRAIASCPGIDRVLVVLSPEVLDGPHAAALRDLAAVVPGGSTRMRSVLAGVEAADGADLVLVHDAARPFVPASVVRDVLEAAARHGAAIPALPAGDTVKREDAGGFVLETLDRKALRLAQTPQGARRDWLLEALRSAAAAGAEVTDEAQALERAGRRVAIVPGAAENVKITTPDDLPREPGWRVGHGFDVHRFAPGRPLVLGGVAFPGEAGLEGHSDADVVFHAAMDAVLGAAGLPDIGHHFPPGDPRFAGADSARLAREVAREIAAAGWRIVNVDLTVLAERPKIAVSAAAMKESIGAALGIAPAVVGLKATTLEGLGALGRGDGIACHAVALIGRAR; encoded by the coding sequence GTGAGCCGCGCCTTCGGCATCGTCGTCGCCGCCGGGGCCTCGACCCGCTTCGGCGGGCGGGTCCCGAAGCAGTTCCTTCCCCTCGACGGAGAGACCGTGGTCGCGCGCTCCGTGCGGGCGATCGCGTCGTGTCCGGGCATCGACCGTGTTCTCGTCGTCCTGTCGCCCGAGGTCCTCGACGGTCCGCACGCCGCGGCGCTGCGCGACCTCGCCGCCGTCGTGCCGGGAGGCTCGACACGCATGCGGTCGGTCCTCGCGGGGGTCGAGGCGGCCGACGGCGCCGACCTCGTCCTCGTCCACGACGCCGCGCGGCCGTTCGTTCCGGCGTCGGTCGTTCGCGACGTGCTCGAGGCGGCGGCGCGCCACGGCGCCGCGATCCCCGCGCTTCCCGCCGGCGATACCGTGAAGCGCGAGGACGCCGGCGGGTTCGTGCTGGAGACGCTCGACCGCAAGGCGCTCCGGCTCGCGCAGACGCCGCAGGGGGCACGGCGCGACTGGCTCCTCGAGGCGCTCCGCTCCGCCGCCGCCGCCGGCGCCGAGGTGACCGACGAAGCCCAGGCGCTCGAGCGAGCCGGCCGGCGCGTCGCGATCGTGCCGGGCGCGGCGGAGAACGTGAAGATCACGACGCCCGATGATCTGCCGCGCGAGCCGGGATGGCGCGTCGGACACGGCTTTGACGTGCACCGGTTCGCCCCCGGGCGGCCGCTCGTCCTAGGAGGTGTCGCCTTTCCCGGCGAGGCCGGCCTCGAAGGCCATTCCGACGCCGACGTCGTCTTCCATGCCGCGATGGACGCGGTGCTCGGCGCCGCCGGGCTTCCCGACATCGGTCATCACTTTCCGCCGGGCGACCCGCGCTTCGCCGGCGCCGACAGCGCGCGCCTCGCCCGCGAGGTCGCGCGGGAGATCGCGGCCGCGGGATGGCGCATCGTCAACGTCGATCTCACCGTGCTCGCCGAGCGACCGAAGATCGCGGTGTCGGCCGCTGCGATGAAGGAGTCGATCGGCGCCGCGCTCGGCATCGCGCCGGCGGTCGTGGGCCTCAAGGCGACGACCCTCGAAGGGCTCGGCGCGCTGGGCCGCGGCGACGGGATCGCCTGTCACGCCGTCGCCCTCATCGGACGAGCGCGATGA
- the frr gene encoding ribosome recycling factor gives MTDKQVLDHADKKMASTLQDARHKLAAVRTGRASLAMFDGVMVDYYGTMTPMNQVAKLSIPEPSLVVAQPFDPSAVAAIEKAILASDLGLNPANDGKLVRIPIPALTEERRKQLVKKVHQLGEEAKTAVRQVRREANDELKKLLKDAKLSEDDARRAEGDVQKRTDKSVADIDALCKNKEKELMEV, from the coding sequence ATGACGGACAAGCAGGTCCTCGATCACGCCGACAAGAAGATGGCTTCGACCCTCCAGGACGCCAGGCACAAGCTCGCCGCGGTGCGCACGGGGCGCGCGTCGCTGGCGATGTTCGACGGCGTCATGGTCGATTACTACGGGACGATGACGCCCATGAACCAGGTCGCGAAGCTGTCGATCCCCGAGCCGTCGCTCGTCGTCGCGCAGCCGTTCGACCCGTCGGCGGTCGCCGCGATCGAGAAGGCGATCCTGGCCTCGGACCTCGGCCTGAACCCCGCGAACGACGGCAAGCTCGTCCGGATCCCGATCCCGGCGCTCACCGAGGAGCGCCGCAAGCAGCTCGTCAAGAAGGTGCATCAGCTCGGGGAAGAGGCGAAGACCGCCGTCCGCCAGGTCCGCCGCGAAGCGAACGACGAGCTGAAGAAGCTCCTGAAGGATGCGAAGCTCTCGGAAGACGATGCGCGGCGCGCCGAGGGCGACGTGCAGAAGCGAACCGACAAGAGCGTCGCCGACATCGACGCCCTCTGCAAGAACAAGGAAAAGGAGCTGATGGAGGTCTGA
- the pyrH gene encoding UMP kinase, producing the protein MADGGPLRYRRVLLKLSGEALMGTSTFGIDPEVVRVLSDELAAVHGMGVQLALVVGGGNIFRGVKAAASGMDRVSGDHMGMLATLINSLALQDQLEQRGIQTRVLSALEMRQVAEPFIRRRAIRHLEKGRVIILAAGTGNPYFTTDSAAALRAMEVKAEVLLKATKVDGVFDADPVGNPAAVKFERIGYREVLKRGLKVMDATAISLCMDNKLPIVVFNIRQDGNIRRVIRGDAIGTVVSESP; encoded by the coding sequence ATGGCGGACGGCGGCCCGCTCCGCTACCGGCGCGTTCTCCTCAAGCTGTCCGGCGAGGCGCTGATGGGAACCTCGACCTTCGGGATCGATCCCGAGGTCGTGCGCGTCCTCTCCGACGAGCTGGCGGCGGTCCACGGGATGGGCGTGCAGCTCGCGCTCGTCGTCGGCGGCGGCAACATCTTCCGCGGCGTCAAGGCGGCCGCCTCGGGCATGGACCGCGTCTCCGGCGATCACATGGGGATGCTCGCGACCCTCATCAACTCGCTCGCGCTCCAGGACCAGCTCGAGCAGCGGGGGATCCAGACGCGCGTCCTCTCGGCCCTCGAGATGCGCCAGGTCGCCGAGCCGTTCATCCGGCGGCGCGCGATCCGTCATCTCGAGAAGGGGCGGGTCATCATCCTCGCCGCCGGCACCGGCAACCCGTACTTCACCACCGACAGCGCGGCCGCGCTCCGCGCGATGGAAGTCAAGGCCGAGGTGCTCCTGAAGGCGACCAAGGTCGACGGCGTCTTCGACGCCGATCCCGTCGGGAATCCCGCCGCCGTCAAGTTCGAGCGGATCGGCTATCGCGAGGTGCTGAAGCGCGGACTGAAGGTCATGGACGCCACCGCGATCTCGCTCTGCATGGACAACAAGCTGCCCATCGTCGTCTTCAACATCCGGCAGGACGGGAACATCCGCCGCGTGATTCGCGGCGATGCGATCGGCACTGTCGTCTCGGAGTCGCCATGA
- the tsf gene encoding translation elongation factor Ts — MEITAGVVKQLREKTGVGMMECKSALVEAKGDLSEAEKILRKKGLAAAANKAGRATGEGIIATAASADAAVLIELNCETDFAARGADFQGLVKAAVDTALAKGAPTEGSAPTDAAREALLDAPSSSGRPLRQTIGEAVGKIGENMQLRRYVKFQKSAPGSVLASYIHTGGKIGVLVEAESASGPVGEALLRDLAMHIAAAAPRYVTRDEVSPKVLADEQEIARDQALKAGKPAQVVEKIVAGRIDKFLGEVTLVEQAFVKDPDKTVKQLLGDGVRVRRFARFVLGEGL; from the coding sequence ATGGAGATCACGGCCGGAGTCGTCAAGCAGCTGCGCGAGAAGACGGGCGTCGGGATGATGGAGTGCAAGAGCGCGCTCGTCGAGGCCAAGGGCGACCTGAGCGAGGCCGAGAAGATCCTGCGCAAGAAGGGTCTCGCCGCGGCCGCTAACAAAGCGGGCCGCGCCACCGGCGAAGGCATCATCGCGACCGCCGCGTCGGCGGATGCCGCCGTTCTCATCGAGCTCAACTGCGAGACCGACTTCGCCGCGCGCGGGGCCGATTTCCAGGGGCTCGTGAAGGCCGCCGTGGACACCGCGCTCGCGAAGGGCGCGCCGACCGAGGGCTCGGCGCCGACCGACGCCGCGCGCGAAGCGCTCCTCGACGCGCCTTCGTCCTCGGGCCGGCCGCTCCGGCAGACGATCGGCGAGGCGGTCGGGAAGATCGGCGAGAACATGCAGCTCCGGCGCTACGTGAAGTTCCAGAAGAGCGCACCGGGCTCCGTGCTCGCGTCCTACATCCACACCGGCGGCAAGATCGGCGTGCTCGTCGAGGCGGAGTCGGCCTCGGGCCCCGTCGGCGAGGCGCTGCTCCGCGACCTCGCGATGCACATCGCCGCCGCCGCGCCCCGTTACGTGACGCGCGACGAAGTCTCGCCGAAGGTCCTCGCCGACGAGCAGGAGATCGCGCGCGACCAGGCCCTCAAGGCGGGGAAACCCGCGCAGGTCGTCGAGAAGATCGTCGCCGGTCGTATCGACAAGTTCCTCGGCGAGGTCACCCTCGTCGAGCAGGCATTCGTCAAGGATCCGGACAAGACGGTGAAGCAGCTCCTTGGCGACGGCGTCCGCGTCCGCCGCTTCGCGCGCTTCGTCCTCGGCGAAGGCCTGTAG
- the rpsB gene encoding 30S ribosomal protein S2, which yields MVSVTLKELLEAGAHFGHQTRRWNPKMKEYIFGARNGIYIIDLQKTVKLFRDALAFTERLAADGGHVLFVGTKRQAQETIAEEAARGGMSYVNQRWLGGTLTNFATIKKSLARLRDLEEMAAGERDAKVTKKEIAQLEKERTRLEKTLSGLKGMDSLPAALFVVDPFNEKIAIAEANKLGIPVIAVVDTNCDPEPVQYPIPGNDDAIRAIKLFAGRVADAMLEGRAVWDAHRRDREAESEKKAGSTQNIAERVRAREARRERLRAQATKPAPRGGRTPGRAPRGAEAVEAVTTDETAAD from the coding sequence TTGGTTTCGGTCACGTTGAAGGAGTTGCTCGAGGCGGGCGCCCACTTCGGTCACCAGACCCGGCGCTGGAACCCGAAGATGAAGGAATACATCTTCGGAGCGCGCAACGGCATTTACATCATCGATCTCCAGAAGACGGTCAAGCTCTTCCGCGACGCGCTCGCGTTCACCGAGCGCCTGGCCGCCGACGGGGGCCACGTGCTCTTCGTCGGTACGAAGCGCCAGGCGCAGGAGACGATCGCAGAGGAAGCCGCGCGCGGGGGCATGAGCTACGTCAACCAGCGGTGGCTGGGCGGAACGCTCACGAACTTCGCGACGATCAAGAAGAGCCTCGCGCGCCTTCGCGATCTGGAAGAGATGGCCGCGGGCGAGCGCGATGCGAAGGTCACCAAGAAGGAGATTGCGCAGCTCGAGAAGGAGCGGACGCGTCTCGAGAAGACGCTCTCCGGCCTGAAGGGGATGGACTCCCTCCCCGCCGCCCTCTTCGTCGTCGATCCGTTCAACGAGAAGATCGCGATCGCCGAGGCGAACAAGCTCGGCATTCCGGTCATCGCGGTCGTCGACACGAATTGCGACCCCGAGCCGGTGCAGTACCCGATCCCCGGCAACGACGACGCGATCCGCGCCATCAAGCTCTTCGCGGGTCGCGTGGCGGACGCGATGCTCGAGGGCCGCGCCGTGTGGGACGCCCATCGCCGCGACCGCGAGGCGGAATCCGAGAAGAAGGCGGGGAGCACCCAGAACATCGCCGAGCGCGTGCGTGCGCGCGAGGCCCGTCGCGAGCGCCTGCGGGCGCAGGCGACCAAGCCGGCGCCACGCGGCGGCCGGACCCCCGGGCGCGCGCCGCGGGGCGCGGAAGCGGTCGAGGCCGTGACAACGGACGAGACCGCGGCCGACTGA
- the rpsI gene encoding 30S ribosomal protein S9: protein MSEAIQYYGTGRRKTSSARIYLRPGRGDITVNRKTFDEYFPNEMLKMIIRQPLVITETVDKFDVLVRVAGGGPSGQAGALRHGIARALLEYNPELRGKLKDAGFLTRDPRKVERKKYGRPGARKRFQFSKR from the coding sequence TTGAGCGAAGCGATCCAGTACTACGGCACCGGGCGGAGGAAGACGTCGTCGGCGCGCATCTACCTGCGGCCGGGGCGCGGCGACATCACCGTCAACCGCAAGACGTTCGACGAGTACTTCCCCAACGAGATGCTCAAGATGATCATCCGGCAGCCGCTCGTCATCACCGAGACCGTCGACAAGTTCGACGTGCTCGTGCGCGTGGCCGGCGGTGGGCCGTCGGGCCAGGCCGGAGCGCTGCGCCACGGGATCGCGCGCGCTCTCCTCGAGTACAACCCCGAGCTTCGGGGCAAGCTGAAGGATGCAGGGTTCTTGACGCGCGACCCCCGGAAGGTGGAGCGCAAGAAATACGGTCGCCCGGGCGCGCGCAAGCGCTTCCAGTTCAGCAAGCGCTGA
- the rplM gene encoding 50S ribosomal protein L13 — MTTYVPKQGDVTRAWWIVDASGMTLGRLSTVVASHLAGKHKPIYTRYEDTGDHVVVVNAEKIKLSGRKLTDKMYRHHSLYPGGLKEIAAGKLLETRPIRLVETAIKGMLPKNSLGKAMARKLKVYEGPKHPHEAQQPKVLKVPGAIRN; from the coding sequence ATGACGACGTACGTTCCGAAGCAAGGTGACGTGACGCGCGCGTGGTGGATCGTCGACGCGTCGGGAATGACGCTCGGCCGTCTCTCGACCGTCGTCGCCAGCCACCTCGCTGGAAAGCACAAGCCGATCTACACGCGCTACGAAGACACCGGCGATCACGTCGTCGTCGTCAACGCGGAGAAGATCAAGCTCTCCGGCCGCAAGCTCACCGACAAGATGTACCGACACCACAGCCTCTACCCGGGCGGCCTGAAAGAGATCGCCGCGGGCAAGCTGCTCGAGACGCGTCCCATCCGTCTCGTCGAGACGGCGATCAAGGGCATGCTGCCCAAGAACAGTCTCGGCAAGGCGATGGCGCGCAAGCTGAAGGTTTACGAAGGGCCGAAGCACCCGCACGAGGCGCAGCAGCCCAAGGTCCTGAAGGTCCCCGGCGCGATCCGGAATTGA
- a CDS encoding ubiquinone/menaquinone biosynthesis methyltransferase, giving the protein MTDETSRDPERIREMFGGIARRYDLLNRLLSLGLDRRWRKAAAREACLASPARVLDLCSGTGDLALALVRAPGPERLVVGCDFSRPMLERAARKLDGRATVVLGDALRLPFADGAFDAITVAFGVRNLHDMPAGFHEMRRVLAPGGRLVVLEFSRPEGPVLSRAYGLYLRTVVPRLGDRASGREGPYRYLARTIAGFPEPDRIAGLLRDAGFGGVGWHTLSGGIVCLHTALR; this is encoded by the coding sequence GTGACCGACGAGACCAGCCGCGACCCGGAGCGCATCCGCGAGATGTTCGGCGGAATCGCGCGCCGCTACGACCTTCTCAACCGTCTCCTGAGCCTCGGCCTCGACCGCCGGTGGCGGAAGGCGGCGGCACGGGAGGCCTGCCTCGCCTCCCCCGCCCGGGTCCTCGACCTCTGCTCGGGGACGGGCGACCTGGCCCTGGCGCTCGTGCGCGCCCCCGGCCCCGAGCGGCTCGTCGTCGGCTGCGATTTTTCCCGCCCGATGCTCGAGCGCGCGGCACGGAAGCTCGACGGACGCGCGACGGTCGTCCTCGGCGATGCGCTCCGGCTCCCGTTCGCGGACGGGGCGTTCGACGCGATCACCGTGGCGTTCGGCGTGAGAAACCTCCACGACATGCCGGCTGGATTTCACGAGATGCGCCGCGTGCTCGCGCCAGGCGGCCGCCTCGTCGTCCTCGAGTTCTCTCGGCCGGAGGGGCCGGTCCTCTCGCGCGCCTACGGCCTCTACCTGCGCACGGTCGTTCCGCGCCTCGGCGATCGCGCGTCGGGGCGCGAAGGCCCCTATCGTTACCTAGCGCGAACGATCGCGGGGTTCCCCGAGCCGGACCGGATCGCGGGGCTGCTCCGCGACGCCGGATTCGGGGGAGTCGGCTGGCACACCCTCTCGGGCGGCATCGTCTGCCTCCATACGGCGCTGCGCTGA
- a CDS encoding pilus assembly PilX N-terminal domain-containing protein yields MSKTNGREKGSAMVIAVLVMAIMSLLGISYLLMADTENKIAENEKLSAQALYFGEGTIREVKRWFDRPPYLASGAKNLVQPTTAVMDRTHRIIDLDGAGTADTGTAADGTALHPYYKVGIDRDGDGNDDIFDKPYRAALADMLVGTEDGPDILIARSANTATATFLDGLRDKIAPSFPSAAGGVLAQIAEIKVYEPPYLSIAGTWTRYGMATVKVTVNIVKTAPSVQIISTRIVKAVLNETPFPGPFGPLQSCNELAFNGNFFPHWGTSTAQTDLNIGNGADNKIPLSLPRVIPPAAKIDTLYGYDNTATWNAMYHTGGSMIGQQIDDPWYRFIIDGTCAQWVPTTSQQPYPPAALPATQDKSNKIQSYGGVGCPTFDYATWKTIAQAGNSDTHYFSWDNGIQYRENGVGAPTDWRVLTDAKQGLFFFDTTDGTAPHDIDPATNLAANLTPEMKVSANYGMQGFLYANTLLFTATGNAGRPATIHFPNEPYRDANANGQYDPGEDWVNLNYNAVVLADDPAFKPSVTAGDAPGALNDAWPLPNGGANAPVYNARGPVLPTQRNAVIWGLLYTAGDFDSQGTPLIYGSVVTYAGTNGLMSGTPDIYWDTDLRDSWPPPGWDLPRVIITRWQTDL; encoded by the coding sequence ATGTCCAAGACGAACGGCCGCGAAAAAGGTTCGGCGATGGTCATCGCCGTGCTCGTCATGGCGATCATGAGCCTCCTCGGCATCTCGTACCTCTTGATGGCCGACACGGAGAACAAGATCGCCGAGAACGAGAAGCTCTCGGCGCAAGCCCTCTACTTCGGCGAGGGGACGATCCGCGAGGTGAAGCGGTGGTTCGACCGCCCGCCTTACCTCGCCTCCGGCGCCAAGAACCTCGTCCAGCCGACGACGGCGGTCATGGACAGGACCCACCGCATCATCGACCTCGACGGGGCTGGAACGGCCGACACGGGGACCGCGGCGGACGGCACCGCGCTCCACCCCTACTACAAGGTCGGGATCGACCGCGACGGCGACGGCAACGACGACATCTTCGACAAGCCGTACCGGGCGGCCCTCGCCGACATGCTGGTCGGAACCGAGGATGGCCCCGACATCCTCATCGCGCGTTCGGCGAACACCGCCACCGCCACCTTCCTCGACGGTCTCCGCGACAAGATCGCGCCGAGCTTCCCTTCGGCCGCGGGCGGTGTGCTCGCCCAGATCGCAGAGATCAAAGTCTACGAGCCGCCCTACCTCAGCATCGCGGGCACGTGGACGCGCTACGGGATGGCGACGGTCAAGGTCACGGTGAACATCGTGAAGACCGCGCCCTCCGTCCAGATCATCTCGACCCGCATCGTGAAGGCGGTCCTGAACGAGACGCCGTTCCCCGGTCCGTTCGGCCCACTCCAGTCGTGCAACGAGCTGGCGTTCAACGGCAACTTCTTCCCGCACTGGGGAACGTCGACGGCCCAGACCGACCTCAACATCGGGAACGGCGCCGACAACAAGATCCCGCTGAGCCTCCCGCGCGTCATCCCGCCCGCCGCCAAGATCGACACTTTGTACGGCTACGACAACACGGCGACGTGGAACGCGATGTACCACACCGGCGGCTCGATGATCGGCCAGCAAATCGATGACCCGTGGTACCGGTTCATCATTGACGGCACGTGCGCCCAGTGGGTCCCGACGACCTCCCAGCAGCCTTATCCGCCTGCCGCGCTCCCGGCCACGCAGGACAAGTCGAACAAGATCCAGAGCTACGGCGGTGTCGGCTGTCCCACGTTCGACTACGCGACGTGGAAGACGATCGCGCAGGCGGGGAACAGCGACACGCACTACTTCTCGTGGGACAACGGGATCCAGTATCGCGAGAACGGCGTCGGAGCCCCGACCGACTGGCGCGTGCTCACCGACGCCAAGCAGGGTCTCTTCTTCTTCGACACGACCGACGGCACGGCGCCGCACGACATCGATCCCGCGACGAATCTCGCGGCGAACCTGACGCCGGAGATGAAGGTGAGCGCCAACTACGGCATGCAAGGGTTCCTCTACGCGAACACCTTGCTCTTCACCGCAACCGGCAACGCGGGCCGGCCGGCGACGATCCACTTCCCGAACGAGCCGTACCGCGATGCGAACGCGAACGGACAGTACGACCCCGGCGAGGACTGGGTGAACCTCAACTACAACGCTGTGGTTCTCGCCGACGACCCGGCGTTCAAGCCGAGCGTCACCGCCGGCGACGCCCCCGGCGCATTGAACGACGCGTGGCCGCTCCCCAACGGCGGGGCCAACGCTCCGGTTTACAACGCTCGTGGCCCCGTGCTCCCGACCCAACGCAACGCGGTGATCTGGGGTCTTCTGTATACCGCCGGCGATTTCGACTCGCAGGGCACGCCGCTCATCTACGGCAGCGTCGTCACCTATGCCGGCACGAACGGACTGATGTCGGGAACGCCGGACATTTATTGGGACACCGACCTCCGGGACAGCTGGCCGCCGCCCGGATGGGATCTTCCCCGCGTCATCATCACGCGGTGGCAGACCGACCTGTGA